One region of Danio rerio strain Tuebingen ecotype United States chromosome 5, GRCz12tu, whole genome shotgun sequence genomic DNA includes:
- the LOC100148510 gene encoding uncharacterized protein isoform X1, with protein sequence MHSMDSVGVNIIETGTLGRPFRLGMLYDCRKDSFVPGITLWDKDQLQHSICTYPQIKTDFSVTASDTIEEKCQLLNIGDFQKLSFLSGLINVSGAAKYLSDTKKSFKQRRLTLHYRSTTHYEELTINHLVSKNIAHHEVFDNDAATHVVTAVLYGADACFVFDREASLDEDKSTVDEDLKAAFDKLNGISVSAKIDLSLDDNQKTAFEKFSCTFFGDFQLGSNPTSFEEALRAIADLPKLLGETKFAVPLRVWLYPLDKLNSYSAKLQQEISIDLIRNVESVFESLRTTEMKCSDLLKDTPSLAFAGFHDKIMIMKQNCCNYKLSLMKKLGSLFPKIRSDTEKETALIDLLLDHEKCPFRGNDLEKWVKEKENEFVIMKSLLRQLTDLGATVEENLENILMDLNVENVVSYTFTSLECPDVLLTKQQAFLNPSTIENNSEDASVLSKKSGFTSDIKTTMRSNLIIFKNLMESKICKPAKYIVASKEIPNPGSCILIYENGSDEAACFTPPIKPAHPVTEQIIWENVVLKVTPVCPATEELKLLYKTKTAKDWKSQSVKKSQNTVILTDLRPDTEYEIKFAAVGKLNYTVDSDVIHLRVIKKELIDATESILEKLSLIEDKCSKLMEDKSAVTFRAIHNKLKDMRRHCQIYKQDLENKIKSTMQSVQACEKDISALTDLLQAHHESPFNESDLIEWIKVNETESNAVEKILQQLLDSGTEVNNSLDEYLFDVSVENVVCYTFTSLDLPDDLLSDQEDFLKPEMMRNSDKNPNAVSETWLTESIRETMKKHLEIFNELKCLYGSRSTTFLITYEDHTNHPGSCILLYENGSDKATCFTPPIKPAHPVIEQISGERVVLKATPVCPATEEFKLLYKTKEEKDWKSQTVKKSRDKIILTDLRPDTEYEMKFAAVGKLNYTVDSDVIHLRVIKKELIDATESILEKLSLIEDKCSKLMEDKSAVTFRAIHNKLEDMKRHCQNYKQDLEIKIKSTMQSVQACEKDISALTDLLQDHHESPFNESDLMEWIRVKETESNAVEKILQQLLDSGTEVNKNLDEYLFDVSVENVVCYTFTSLDLPDDLLSKQEDFLKPEMMRRKTDKKPNAVSETWLTESIRETMKKHLEIFNELKCLYGIRSTTFWITYEDHTNHPGSCILLYENGSDKATCFTPPLKPAHPVIEQISGERVVLKATPVCPATEELKLLYKTTEEDDWKSQRVKKSQDTVFLTDLRPDTEYEMKFAAVGKLNYTIDSDVIHLRVIEKKLIDATESILEKLSLIEDKCSKLMEDKSAATFRAIHKKLEDMRRHCQIYKQDLEIKIKSTMQSVQACEKDISALTDLLQAHHESPFNESDLIEWIRVKETESKAVEKILQQLLDSGTEVNNSLDEYLFDVSVENVVCYTFTSLNLPDDLLSKQEDFLKPEMMRNSDKKPNAVSETWLTGSIRETMKKHLEIFNELKCLYGSRSTTFLITYKDHTNHPGSCILLYENGSDKATCFTPPIKPAHPVIEQISGERVVLKATPVCPATEELKLLYKTKEEDDWKSQTVKKSQDTVILTGLRPDTEYKMKYVALGKLNYTIDSDVIGVTTRVVSETQCALPYSCNTNFKYFDSELLNSNSVQLNETGKYLQVKSGQKLSMTKEPRNNQPMSFDSSEEVKVCTVLAGKTNNCQTHFIASLRARIEHLTEVRLVDESDIVLIFCPIVSRAGTDIDAAIHRCYTNASKLTVLVVLHHTFDPEKTVSDSSKTVNRENLLTVDCLFYEDAGLLQCQRNSDAYDKSVNWLIAQGRKTGLKIYPKKSPDSQSNGRKFWR encoded by the exons ATGCACAG TATGGATTCAGTGGGAGTTAACATTATTGAAACAGGAACTCTGGGGAGACCCTTCAGGCTGGGGATGCTATATGACTGCAGGAAAGATTCATTTGTTCCAG gAATCACACTGTGGGATAAAGATCAGCTGCAGCACAGCATATGCACTTACCCTCAAATTAAAACAGATTTCAGTGTTACAGCTTCAGACACCATTGAGGAAAAATGCCAATTACTGAAcattggtgattttcaaaaactGAGTTTTCTAAGTGGACTCATCAATGTTAGTGGAGCAGCCAAGTATCTCAGTGACACCAAGAAATCCTTTAAACAGAGGAGACTGACCCTACATTATCGCTCAACCACCCACTATGAAGAACTGACCATAAACCACTTGGTGTCTAAAAATATTGCTCACCATGAAGTGTTTGACAATGATGCAGCCACACATGTGGTGACAGCAGTACTGTATGGGGCAGATGCTTGCTTTGTTTTTGACAGAGAAGCTTCATTAGATGAAGACAAAAGCACTGTAGACGAAGACCTAAAGGCTGCTTTTGATAAACTAAACGGCATTTCAGTAAGTGCAAAGATTGATCTGAGCTTGGATGACAATCAGAAAACTGCCTTTGAGAAATTCAGCTGCACATTTTTTGGTGATTTCCAGTTAGGATCTAATCCAACCTCTTTTGAAGAAGCTCTGAGGGCTATTGCTGATCTTCCTAAACTGCTGGGAGAAACCAAGTTTGCAGTTCCACTGAGAGTGTGGCTTTATCCACTGGACAAACTTAATTCATATTCTGCAAAACTTCAACAAGAAATCAGCATAGATCTAATCAGAAATGTTGAATCAGTATTTGAGAGCTTAAGGACCACTGAAATGAAATGCAGTGATCTTCTTAAGGATACACCATCTTTGGCTTTTGCAGGATTTCATGATAAAATAATGATTATGAagcaaaactgctgcaactataAGCTGAGCCTCATGAAGAAACTTGGCTCTCTTTTTCCAAAAATCCGTAGTGATACAGAAAAGGAAACAGCCCTGATTGATCTCCTGCTTGATCATGAAAAATGTCCATTCAGAGGAAATGATCTTGagaaatgggtgaaagaaaaggAGAATGAATTTGTCATAATGAAATCTCTCCTCAGACAACTGACTGATTTAGGAGCAACAGTGGAAGAAAATCTAGAAAACATTTTAATGGATCTGAATGTTGAAAATGTAGTAAGCTACACTTTCACATCACTTGAGTGTCCAGATGTGCTCCTTACTAAACAACAGGCCTTCCTGAATCCATCAACAATAGAAAACAACAGTGAGGATGCTTCTGTTTTAAGTAAAAAATCTGGGTTCACATCTGACATCAAAACCACAATGAGGAGCAACTTGATCATCTTCAAAAACTTGATGGAATCAAAAATATGTAAACCAGCCAAATATATTGTTGCATCGAAGGAAATACCAAATCCAGGTTCCTGCATTCTCATTTACGAAAATGGATCTGATGAAGCGGCATGCTTTACTCCGCCAATAAAACCAGCTCATCCAGtcactgaacagatcatttgGGAAAACGTGGTTTTGAAGGTGACACCTGTATGTCCTGCAACAGAAGAGCTCAAGTtactgtacaaaacaaaaacagctaagGACTGGAAATCTCAGTCTGTAAAAAAGAGTCAAAATACAGTTATTCTGACTGATCTCAGACCAGACACTGAGTATGAGATAAAATTTGCAGCCGTGGGGAAGCTGAACTACACTGTAGACAGTGATGTTATTCATCTCAGAGTCATTAAGAAGGAACTTATTGATGCCACAGAGTCTATTTTGGAAAAGTTGAGCTTGATAGAAGACAAGTGCAGTAAACTGATGGAGGACAAGAGTGCAGTCACATTTAGAGCAATTCACAACAAGCTTAAAGACATGAGAAGACACTGTCAGATCTACAAACAAGACttagaaaacaaaattaaatccaCAATGCAGTCAGTTCAAGCCTGTGAAAAAGACATCAGTGCTCTGACAGACCTTCTGCAAGCTCATCATGAGTCTCCATTTAATGAAAGTGATCTTATAGAGTGGATCAAAGTAAATGAAACCGAATCAAATGCAGTTGAAAAGATTCTTCAACAGCTGCTGGACTCTGGAACTGAGGTGAACAATAGTTTAGATGAATATTTGTTTGATGTTAGTGTAGAGAATGTGGTGTGTTACACATTCACTTCTCTTGATCTGCCAGACGACCTGCTTTCTGACCAAGAAGATTTCCTGAAACCTGAAATGATGAGAAATTCTGATAAGAACCCCAATGCTGTGTCTGAAACTTGGCTCACAGAAAGTATCAGAGAGACTATGAAGAagcatttggaaatatttaatgaGCTCAAATGTTTATATGGCAGTCGCTCCACAACATTTTTGATTACATATGAAGATCACACAAACCATCCAGGTTCCTGCATTCTTCTTTATGAAAATGGATCTGATAAAGCGACATGCTTTACTCCTCCAATAAAACCAGCTCATCCTGTTATTGAACAGATCAGTGGGGAAAGAGTGGTTTTGAAGGCGACACCTGTATGTCCTGCAACAGAAGAGTTCAAGTTACTGTACAAaacaaaagaagagaaagactGGAAATCTCAGACTGTGAAAAAGAGTCGAGATAAAATTATTCTGACTGATCTCAGACCAGACACTGAGTATGAGATGAAATTTGCAGCCGTGGGGAAGCTGAACTACACTGTAGACAGTGATGTTATTCATCTCAGAGTCATTAAGAAGGAACTCATTGATGCCACAGAGTCCATTTTAGAAAAGTTGAGCTTGATAGAAGACAAGTGCAGTAAACTGATGGAGGACAAGAGTGCAGTCACATTTAGAGCAATTCACAACAAGCTTGAAGACATGAAGAGACACTGCCAGAACTACAAACAAGACttagaaattaaaattaaatccaCAATGCAGTCAGTTCAAGCCTGTGAAAAAGACATCAGTGCTCTGACAGACCTTCTACAAGATCATCATGAGTCTCCATTTAATGAAAGTGATCTTATGGAGTGGATCAGAGTAAAAGAAACCGAATCAAATGCAGTTGAGAAGATTCTTCAACAGCTGCTGGACTCTGGAACTGAGGTGAACAAAAATTTAGATGAATATTTGTTTGATGTTAGTGTAGAGAATGTGGTGTGTTACACATTCACTTCTCTTGATCTGCCAGACGACCTGCTTTCTAAACAAGAAGATTTCCTGAAACCTGAAATGATGAGGAGAAAAACGGATAAGAAACCCAATGCTGTGTCTGAAACTTGGCTCACAGAAAGTATCAGAGAGACTATGAAGAagcatttggaaatatttaatgaGCTCAAATGTTTATATGGGATTCGCTCCACAACATTTTGGATTACATATGAAGATCACACAAACCATCCAGGTTCCTGCATTCTTCTTTATGAAAATGGATCTGATAAAGCGACATGCTTCACTCCTCCATTAAAACCAGCTCATCCTGTTATTGAACAGATCAGTGGGGAAAGAGTGGTTTTGAAGGCGACACCTGTATGTCCTGCAACAGAAGAGCTCAAGTTACTGTACAAAACAACAGAAGAGGACGACTGGAAATCTCAGAGAGTGAAAAAGAGTCAAGATACAGTTTTTCTGACTGATCTCAGACCAGACACTGAGTATGAGATGAAATTTGCAGCCGTGGGGAAGCTGAACTACACCATAGACAGTGATGTTATTCATCTCAGAGTCATTGAGAAGAAACTCATTGATGCCACAGAGTCCATTTTAGAAAAGCTGAGCTTGATAGAAGACAAGTGCAGTAAACTGATGGAGGACAAGAGTGCAGCCACATTTAGAGCAATTCACAAGAAGCTTGAAGACATGAGAAGACACTGTCAGATCTACAAACAAGACttagaaattaaaattaaatccaCAATGCAGTCAGTTCAAGCCTGTGAAAAAGACATCAGTGCTCTGACAGACCTTCTGCAAGCTCATCATGAGTCTCCATTTAATGAAAGTGATCTTATAGAGTGGATCAGAGTGAAAGAAACAGAATCAAAAGCAGTTGAGAAGATTCTTCAACAGCTGCTGGACTCTGGAACTGAAGTGAACAATAGTTTAGATGAATATTTGTTTGATGTTAGTGTAGAGAATGTGGTGTGTTACACATTCACTTCTCTTAATCTGCCAGACGACCTGCTTTCTAAACAAGAAGATTTCCTGAAACCTGAAATGATGAGAAATTCTGATAAGAAACCCAATGCTGTGTCTGAAACTTGGCTCACAGGAAGTATCAGAGAGACTATGAAGAagcatttggaaatatttaatgaGCTCAAATGTTTATATGGGAGTCGCTCCACAACATTTTTGATTACATATAAAGATCACACAAACCACCCAGGTTCCTGCATTCTTCTTTATGAAAATGGATCTGATAAAGCGACATGCTTTACTCCTCCAATAAAACCAGCTCATCCTGTTATTGAACAGATCAGTGGGGAAAGAGTGGTTTTGAAGGCGACACCTGTGTGTCCTGCAACAGAAGAGCTCAAGTTACTGTACAAAACAAAAGAAGAGGACGACTGGAAATCTCAGACTGTGAAAAAGAGTCAAGATACAGTTATTCTGACTGGTCTCAGACCTGACACTGAGTATAAGATGAAATATGTGGCCTTGGGGAAGCTGAACTACACCATAGACAGTGATGTCATCGGAGTTACTACACGTGTGGTCAGTGAGACACAGTGTGCCTTGCCTTATTCATGCAATActaatttcaaatattttgacAGTGAATTATTGAACAGTAACTCTGTGCAGCTAAATGAGACTGGCAAATATCTGCAGGTTAAATCTGGACAAAAACTATCAATGACAAAGGAGCCAAGGAACAACCAACCAATGTCAT TTGATTCTTCAGAGGAGGTCAAAGTGTGCACTGTTTTGGCTGGAAAGACCAATAACTGTCAAACACATTTTATTGCATCACTGCGAGCCCGAATTGAGCATCTGACGGAAGTTCGTTTAGTAGACGAGAGTGacattgttttaattttctgtcCAATTGTTTCTCGAGCTGGAACTGACATTGATGCAGCCATTCACAGATGCTATACAAATG CCTCTAAGCTGACTGTTCTAGTGGTGCTTCACCACACGTTTGACCCAGAGAAAACTGTATCAGACAGCAGCAAAACTGTCAACAGGGAGAATCTGCTCACAGTGGACTGTCTGTTCTATGAGGATGCAGGATTACTGCAGTGTCAGAGGAATTCAGATGCATATGACAAATCTGTCAACTGGTTAATAGCGCAG GGCAGAAAAACAGGTCTTAAAATCTACCCAA agaAATCACCTGATAGTCAATCCAATGGTCGGAAATTCTGGAGATAA
- the LOC100148510 gene encoding uncharacterized protein isoform X2 yields MHSMDSVGVNIIETGTLGRPFRLGMLYDCRKDSFVPGITLWDKDQLQHSICTYPQIKTDFSVTASDTIEEKCQLLNIGDFQKLSFLSGLINVSGAAKYLSDTKKSFKQRRLTLHYRSTTHYEELTINHLVSKNIAHHEVFDNDAATHVVTAVLYGADACFVFDREASLDEDKSTVDEDLKAAFDKLNGISVSAKIDLSLDDNQKTAFEKFSCTFFGDFQLGSNPTSFEEALRAIADLPKLLGETKFAVPLRVWLYPLDKLNSYSAKLQQEISIDLIRNVESVFESLRTTEMKCSDLLKDTPSLAFAGFHDKIMIMKQNCCNYKLSLMKKLGSLFPKIRSDTEKETALIDLLLDHEKCPFRGNDLEKWVKEKENEFVIMKSLLRQLTDLGATVEENLENILMDLNVENVVSYTFTSLECPDVLLTKQQAFLNPSTIENNSEDASVLSKKSGFTSDIKTTMRSNLIIFKNLMESKICKPAKYIVASKEIPNPGSCILIYENGSDEAACFTPPIKPAHPVTEQIIWENVVLKVTPVCPATEELKLLYKTKTAKDWKSQSVKKSQNTVILTDLRPDTEYEIKFAAVGKLNYTVDSDVIHLRVIKKELIDATESILEKLSLIEDKCSKLMEDKSAVTFRAIHNKLKDMRRHCQIYKQDLENKIKSTMQSVQACEKDISALTDLLQAHHESPFNESDLIEWIKVNETESNAVEKILQQLLDSGTEVNNSLDEYLFDVSVENVVCYTFTSLDLPDDLLSDQEDFLKPEMMRNSDKNPNAVSETWLTESIRETMKKHLEIFNELKCLYGSRSTTFLITYEDHTNHPGSCILLYENGSDKATCFTPPIKPAHPVIEQISGERVVLKATPVCPATEEFKLLYKTKEEKDWKSQTVKKSRDKIILTDLRPDTEYEMKFAAVGKLNYTVDSDVIHLRVIKKELIDATESILEKLSLIEDKCSKLMEDKSAVTFRAIHNKLEDMKRHCQNYKQDLEIKIKSTMQSVQACEKDISALTDLLQDHHESPFNESDLMEWIRVKETESNAVEKILQQLLDSGTEVNKNLDEYLFDVSVENVVCYTFTSLDLPDDLLSKQEDFLKPEMMRRKTDKKPNAVSETWLTESIRETMKKHLEIFNELKCLYGIRSTTFWITYEDHTNHPGSCILLYENGSDKATCFTPPLKPAHPVIEQISGERVVLKATPVCPATEELKLLYKTTEEDDWKSQRVKKSQDTVFLTDLRPDTEYEMKFAAVGKLNYTIDSDVIHLRVIEKKLIDATESILEKLSLIEDKCSKLMEDKSAATFRAIHKKLEDMRRHCQIYKQDLEIKIKSTMQSVQACEKDISALTDLLQAHHESPFNESDLIEWIRVKETESKAVEKILQQLLDSGTEVNNSLDEYLFDVSVENVVCYTFTSLNLPDDLLSKQEDFLKPEMMRNSDKKPNAVSETWLTGSIRETMKKHLEIFNELKCLYGSRSTTFLITYKDHTNHPGSCILLYENGSDKATCFTPPIKPAHPVIEQISGERVVLKATPVCPATEELKLLYKTKEEDDWKSQTVKKSQDTVILTGLRPDTEYKMKYVALGKLNYTIDSDVIGVTTRVLNETGKYLQVKSGQKLSMTKEPRNNQPMSFDSSEEVKVCTVLAGKTNNCQTHFIASLRARIEHLTEVRLVDESDIVLIFCPIVSRAGTDIDAAIHRCYTNASKLTVLVVLHHTFDPEKTVSDSSKTVNRENLLTVDCLFYEDAGLLQCQRNSDAYDKSVNWLIAQGRKTGLKIYPKKSPDSQSNGRKFWR; encoded by the exons ATGCACAG TATGGATTCAGTGGGAGTTAACATTATTGAAACAGGAACTCTGGGGAGACCCTTCAGGCTGGGGATGCTATATGACTGCAGGAAAGATTCATTTGTTCCAG gAATCACACTGTGGGATAAAGATCAGCTGCAGCACAGCATATGCACTTACCCTCAAATTAAAACAGATTTCAGTGTTACAGCTTCAGACACCATTGAGGAAAAATGCCAATTACTGAAcattggtgattttcaaaaactGAGTTTTCTAAGTGGACTCATCAATGTTAGTGGAGCAGCCAAGTATCTCAGTGACACCAAGAAATCCTTTAAACAGAGGAGACTGACCCTACATTATCGCTCAACCACCCACTATGAAGAACTGACCATAAACCACTTGGTGTCTAAAAATATTGCTCACCATGAAGTGTTTGACAATGATGCAGCCACACATGTGGTGACAGCAGTACTGTATGGGGCAGATGCTTGCTTTGTTTTTGACAGAGAAGCTTCATTAGATGAAGACAAAAGCACTGTAGACGAAGACCTAAAGGCTGCTTTTGATAAACTAAACGGCATTTCAGTAAGTGCAAAGATTGATCTGAGCTTGGATGACAATCAGAAAACTGCCTTTGAGAAATTCAGCTGCACATTTTTTGGTGATTTCCAGTTAGGATCTAATCCAACCTCTTTTGAAGAAGCTCTGAGGGCTATTGCTGATCTTCCTAAACTGCTGGGAGAAACCAAGTTTGCAGTTCCACTGAGAGTGTGGCTTTATCCACTGGACAAACTTAATTCATATTCTGCAAAACTTCAACAAGAAATCAGCATAGATCTAATCAGAAATGTTGAATCAGTATTTGAGAGCTTAAGGACCACTGAAATGAAATGCAGTGATCTTCTTAAGGATACACCATCTTTGGCTTTTGCAGGATTTCATGATAAAATAATGATTATGAagcaaaactgctgcaactataAGCTGAGCCTCATGAAGAAACTTGGCTCTCTTTTTCCAAAAATCCGTAGTGATACAGAAAAGGAAACAGCCCTGATTGATCTCCTGCTTGATCATGAAAAATGTCCATTCAGAGGAAATGATCTTGagaaatgggtgaaagaaaaggAGAATGAATTTGTCATAATGAAATCTCTCCTCAGACAACTGACTGATTTAGGAGCAACAGTGGAAGAAAATCTAGAAAACATTTTAATGGATCTGAATGTTGAAAATGTAGTAAGCTACACTTTCACATCACTTGAGTGTCCAGATGTGCTCCTTACTAAACAACAGGCCTTCCTGAATCCATCAACAATAGAAAACAACAGTGAGGATGCTTCTGTTTTAAGTAAAAAATCTGGGTTCACATCTGACATCAAAACCACAATGAGGAGCAACTTGATCATCTTCAAAAACTTGATGGAATCAAAAATATGTAAACCAGCCAAATATATTGTTGCATCGAAGGAAATACCAAATCCAGGTTCCTGCATTCTCATTTACGAAAATGGATCTGATGAAGCGGCATGCTTTACTCCGCCAATAAAACCAGCTCATCCAGtcactgaacagatcatttgGGAAAACGTGGTTTTGAAGGTGACACCTGTATGTCCTGCAACAGAAGAGCTCAAGTtactgtacaaaacaaaaacagctaagGACTGGAAATCTCAGTCTGTAAAAAAGAGTCAAAATACAGTTATTCTGACTGATCTCAGACCAGACACTGAGTATGAGATAAAATTTGCAGCCGTGGGGAAGCTGAACTACACTGTAGACAGTGATGTTATTCATCTCAGAGTCATTAAGAAGGAACTTATTGATGCCACAGAGTCTATTTTGGAAAAGTTGAGCTTGATAGAAGACAAGTGCAGTAAACTGATGGAGGACAAGAGTGCAGTCACATTTAGAGCAATTCACAACAAGCTTAAAGACATGAGAAGACACTGTCAGATCTACAAACAAGACttagaaaacaaaattaaatccaCAATGCAGTCAGTTCAAGCCTGTGAAAAAGACATCAGTGCTCTGACAGACCTTCTGCAAGCTCATCATGAGTCTCCATTTAATGAAAGTGATCTTATAGAGTGGATCAAAGTAAATGAAACCGAATCAAATGCAGTTGAAAAGATTCTTCAACAGCTGCTGGACTCTGGAACTGAGGTGAACAATAGTTTAGATGAATATTTGTTTGATGTTAGTGTAGAGAATGTGGTGTGTTACACATTCACTTCTCTTGATCTGCCAGACGACCTGCTTTCTGACCAAGAAGATTTCCTGAAACCTGAAATGATGAGAAATTCTGATAAGAACCCCAATGCTGTGTCTGAAACTTGGCTCACAGAAAGTATCAGAGAGACTATGAAGAagcatttggaaatatttaatgaGCTCAAATGTTTATATGGCAGTCGCTCCACAACATTTTTGATTACATATGAAGATCACACAAACCATCCAGGTTCCTGCATTCTTCTTTATGAAAATGGATCTGATAAAGCGACATGCTTTACTCCTCCAATAAAACCAGCTCATCCTGTTATTGAACAGATCAGTGGGGAAAGAGTGGTTTTGAAGGCGACACCTGTATGTCCTGCAACAGAAGAGTTCAAGTTACTGTACAAaacaaaagaagagaaagactGGAAATCTCAGACTGTGAAAAAGAGTCGAGATAAAATTATTCTGACTGATCTCAGACCAGACACTGAGTATGAGATGAAATTTGCAGCCGTGGGGAAGCTGAACTACACTGTAGACAGTGATGTTATTCATCTCAGAGTCATTAAGAAGGAACTCATTGATGCCACAGAGTCCATTTTAGAAAAGTTGAGCTTGATAGAAGACAAGTGCAGTAAACTGATGGAGGACAAGAGTGCAGTCACATTTAGAGCAATTCACAACAAGCTTGAAGACATGAAGAGACACTGCCAGAACTACAAACAAGACttagaaattaaaattaaatccaCAATGCAGTCAGTTCAAGCCTGTGAAAAAGACATCAGTGCTCTGACAGACCTTCTACAAGATCATCATGAGTCTCCATTTAATGAAAGTGATCTTATGGAGTGGATCAGAGTAAAAGAAACCGAATCAAATGCAGTTGAGAAGATTCTTCAACAGCTGCTGGACTCTGGAACTGAGGTGAACAAAAATTTAGATGAATATTTGTTTGATGTTAGTGTAGAGAATGTGGTGTGTTACACATTCACTTCTCTTGATCTGCCAGACGACCTGCTTTCTAAACAAGAAGATTTCCTGAAACCTGAAATGATGAGGAGAAAAACGGATAAGAAACCCAATGCTGTGTCTGAAACTTGGCTCACAGAAAGTATCAGAGAGACTATGAAGAagcatttggaaatatttaatgaGCTCAAATGTTTATATGGGATTCGCTCCACAACATTTTGGATTACATATGAAGATCACACAAACCATCCAGGTTCCTGCATTCTTCTTTATGAAAATGGATCTGATAAAGCGACATGCTTCACTCCTCCATTAAAACCAGCTCATCCTGTTATTGAACAGATCAGTGGGGAAAGAGTGGTTTTGAAGGCGACACCTGTATGTCCTGCAACAGAAGAGCTCAAGTTACTGTACAAAACAACAGAAGAGGACGACTGGAAATCTCAGAGAGTGAAAAAGAGTCAAGATACAGTTTTTCTGACTGATCTCAGACCAGACACTGAGTATGAGATGAAATTTGCAGCCGTGGGGAAGCTGAACTACACCATAGACAGTGATGTTATTCATCTCAGAGTCATTGAGAAGAAACTCATTGATGCCACAGAGTCCATTTTAGAAAAGCTGAGCTTGATAGAAGACAAGTGCAGTAAACTGATGGAGGACAAGAGTGCAGCCACATTTAGAGCAATTCACAAGAAGCTTGAAGACATGAGAAGACACTGTCAGATCTACAAACAAGACttagaaattaaaattaaatccaCAATGCAGTCAGTTCAAGCCTGTGAAAAAGACATCAGTGCTCTGACAGACCTTCTGCAAGCTCATCATGAGTCTCCATTTAATGAAAGTGATCTTATAGAGTGGATCAGAGTGAAAGAAACAGAATCAAAAGCAGTTGAGAAGATTCTTCAACAGCTGCTGGACTCTGGAACTGAAGTGAACAATAGTTTAGATGAATATTTGTTTGATGTTAGTGTAGAGAATGTGGTGTGTTACACATTCACTTCTCTTAATCTGCCAGACGACCTGCTTTCTAAACAAGAAGATTTCCTGAAACCTGAAATGATGAGAAATTCTGATAAGAAACCCAATGCTGTGTCTGAAACTTGGCTCACAGGAAGTATCAGAGAGACTATGAAGAagcatttggaaatatttaatgaGCTCAAATGTTTATATGGGAGTCGCTCCACAACATTTTTGATTACATATAAAGATCACACAAACCACCCAGGTTCCTGCATTCTTCTTTATGAAAATGGATCTGATAAAGCGACATGCTTTACTCCTCCAATAAAACCAGCTCATCCTGTTATTGAACAGATCAGTGGGGAAAGAGTGGTTTTGAAGGCGACACCTGTGTGTCCTGCAACAGAAGAGCTCAAGTTACTGTACAAAACAAAAGAAGAGGACGACTGGAAATCTCAGACTGTGAAAAAGAGTCAAGATACAGTTATTCTGACTGGTCTCAGACCTGACACTGAGTATAAGATGAAATATGTGGCCTTGGGGAAGCTGAACTACACCATAGACAGTGATGTCATCGGAGTTACTACACGTGTG CTAAATGAGACTGGCAAATATCTGCAGGTTAAATCTGGACAAAAACTATCAATGACAAAGGAGCCAAGGAACAACCAACCAATGTCAT TTGATTCTTCAGAGGAGGTCAAAGTGTGCACTGTTTTGGCTGGAAAGACCAATAACTGTCAAACACATTTTATTGCATCACTGCGAGCCCGAATTGAGCATCTGACGGAAGTTCGTTTAGTAGACGAGAGTGacattgttttaattttctgtcCAATTGTTTCTCGAGCTGGAACTGACATTGATGCAGCCATTCACAGATGCTATACAAATG CCTCTAAGCTGACTGTTCTAGTGGTGCTTCACCACACGTTTGACCCAGAGAAAACTGTATCAGACAGCAGCAAAACTGTCAACAGGGAGAATCTGCTCACAGTGGACTGTCTGTTCTATGAGGATGCAGGATTACTGCAGTGTCAGAGGAATTCAGATGCATATGACAAATCTGTCAACTGGTTAATAGCGCAG GGCAGAAAAACAGGTCTTAAAATCTACCCAA agaAATCACCTGATAGTCAATCCAATGGTCGGAAATTCTGGAGATAA